A window of the Opitutaceae bacterium genome harbors these coding sequences:
- a CDS encoding PA14 domain-containing protein produces MEKWPTLVRGLGLLGLILMGGTSVRGAEDGRVAWGLAHLRNALLDAGYVPGEIAIEADLKQSEREHNPESYSLGVNPGLIRITAGDTAGILYGCLDAASRIRAAGELPVGFEVTESPTMSMRGPCILLMKLGAYNFSVSPEEFPFFYDRELWIRWLDFMAEQRFNTLTLWNGHPFAYFVPFDRYSEAQEGMPPGLVETNREMLHWLVEEGGKRNIRLIFEFYNIHTSVYFQEAHDLPDEVSEPDPLLRDYTAYAVERFVSEFPEIGLHITPGEALDLAWTDRWVNDVLYPAVERGGIRAPVIVRSWGVDLPHAGKIAAAHPETWFERKFNVEMIADTRADPENVEWAALTGKHVVNIHMAANLEPFRWSPPDYIRQCVLGAIETGAGGLHLYPRKSWRWPESSEPGNPQLQWERDRMWYEAWGRYAWRADRDPVTEKSWWLDRLTDDFGGLGAAERLLESMNTGADVLPQIQRLVWLGNDNHTVVTAGIRLSQLEKAEGIPFMDLPEVAQRIPEFLETIRSGAIPPQPTPLTVLEAALAKADRAAGLAREASSLAHRRKAELEAWARDAEAVRLTTRFYLEKLEAAVLRAESERSAAPAAPDAFLAPLTRSVSTFHELAALTEGYYDSLSDVPMWFPVRLKKVPYHWVDVVPLYEKEEAMYRELIEGQAEEPSTDPVHEGLIGLLYGDPGLRRPREMDRAEVLEFDWGVEDPGRGRHWSVEWQGFLLPPGAGDCELMVESDQPVRLEVAGAVLLDFAAGAGEHRLFVSTGTDHAVPFRLAYDHREGPTGRLRIRWSRDGVDFTPIPTDALRHSDRERRWVDQALFMSEL; encoded by the coding sequence ATGGAGAAATGGCCGACTCTGGTGCGTGGACTTGGGCTGCTCGGCCTGATCCTGATGGGTGGAACGAGCGTGCGCGGAGCGGAGGATGGGAGGGTGGCCTGGGGGCTCGCGCACCTCCGGAACGCTCTCCTGGACGCGGGGTATGTTCCCGGCGAGATCGCGATCGAGGCAGACCTCAAGCAATCGGAGCGGGAGCATAATCCGGAGTCCTATTCCCTCGGAGTGAACCCGGGCCTTATCCGGATCACGGCCGGTGATACTGCAGGAATTCTCTACGGCTGCCTCGATGCGGCCTCGAGGATCCGTGCGGCCGGCGAGCTTCCTGTCGGCTTTGAGGTCACGGAGTCGCCAACCATGAGCATGCGGGGACCCTGCATCCTCCTGATGAAACTGGGTGCCTACAATTTCTCGGTTTCGCCGGAAGAGTTTCCCTTTTTCTATGACCGTGAGCTTTGGATCCGCTGGTTGGATTTCATGGCGGAGCAGCGGTTCAATACCCTGACGCTCTGGAACGGGCATCCCTTTGCCTATTTCGTTCCGTTTGACCGCTATTCTGAGGCGCAGGAGGGCATGCCACCGGGTTTGGTCGAAACGAACCGCGAGATGCTTCACTGGTTGGTGGAAGAGGGCGGGAAGCGCAATATCCGGCTCATCTTCGAATTCTACAATATCCATACTTCGGTCTATTTTCAGGAAGCGCATGACCTGCCCGATGAAGTCAGCGAACCGGACCCGCTGCTCCGCGACTACACGGCCTATGCGGTCGAGCGTTTTGTGAGTGAATTCCCCGAGATCGGCCTGCATATCACCCCGGGCGAAGCGCTCGACCTGGCCTGGACGGATCGTTGGGTGAACGACGTCCTTTATCCGGCGGTCGAACGAGGAGGAATCCGGGCGCCGGTCATCGTTCGCTCGTGGGGCGTGGATCTTCCGCATGCCGGGAAGATTGCCGCGGCTCATCCCGAGACCTGGTTCGAGCGCAAATTCAATGTCGAAATGATCGCGGATACCCGGGCTGATCCGGAGAACGTCGAATGGGCGGCCCTGACCGGAAAGCACGTGGTCAATATCCACATGGCGGCCAATCTGGAGCCGTTCCGGTGGAGTCCTCCGGATTACATCCGCCAGTGTGTGCTTGGGGCGATCGAGACCGGCGCGGGCGGACTCCACCTGTATCCGCGAAAGTCCTGGCGCTGGCCTGAAAGTTCGGAGCCAGGCAACCCGCAACTGCAGTGGGAACGGGACCGGATGTGGTATGAAGCCTGGGGACGCTATGCCTGGCGGGCCGATCGGGACCCGGTGACGGAAAAGTCGTGGTGGCTGGACCGGCTGACCGACGACTTCGGTGGTCTTGGCGCCGCGGAGCGCCTGCTGGAGTCGATGAACACCGGGGCGGATGTCCTTCCCCAGATACAAAGGCTCGTCTGGTTGGGCAACGACAACCACACCGTGGTGACGGCCGGGATCCGTCTCTCGCAATTGGAAAAGGCGGAAGGTATTCCCTTCATGGACCTGCCGGAGGTGGCCCAGCGGATTCCGGAGTTCCTGGAAACGATACGCTCCGGAGCGATCCCCCCTCAGCCGACACCGTTGACCGTGTTGGAGGCTGCTTTGGCCAAGGCCGATCGTGCGGCCGGGCTGGCCCGGGAAGCCTCGAGCCTGGCCCATCGGCGGAAAGCGGAATTGGAAGCGTGGGCCCGGGATGCCGAGGCGGTAAGGTTGACCACCCGTTTTTACCTGGAGAAACTGGAGGCCGCGGTCCTTCGAGCCGAGAGCGAGCGCTCGGCGGCGCCCGCGGCTCCTGACGCCTTCCTCGCTCCATTGACGCGATCGGTGTCGACCTTCCATGAGCTCGCCGCATTGACCGAAGGCTATTATGACAGCCTGAGCGATGTCCCCATGTGGTTTCCCGTTCGACTCAAGAAGGTTCCTTACCATTGGGTCGACGTCGTTCCGCTCTATGAGAAGGAGGAAGCAATGTATCGGGAGCTGATCGAGGGTCAGGCTGAGGAACCCTCAACAGATCCGGTCCATGAAGGATTGATCGGTTTGCTATATGGGGATCCGGGCCTGCGTCGTCCCCGGGAGATGGACCGGGCGGAGGTGCTGGAATTCGACTGGGGGGTCGAGGATCCCGGTCGAGGTCGTCACTGGTCGGTTGAGTGGCAGGGTTTTCTCCTCCCGCCTGGGGCGGGCGATTGCGAGCTCATGGTGGAGTCGGACCAGCCGGTGCGGCTGGAGGTGGCGGGGGCCGTGCTTCTGGATTTTGCGGCGGGTGCCGGAGAGCACCGGCTCTTCGTTTCGACGGGGACGGATCATGCGGTGCCGTTCAGACTCGCCTACGACCACCGTGAAGGTCCGACTGGACGGCTTCGCATCAGGTGGAGTCGGGATGGCGTCGACTTCACGCCGATTCCGACCGATGCCCTGCGTCATTCCGACCGGGAGCGGCGTTGGGTGGACCAGGCGCTCTTCATGAGTGAACTGTAG
- a CDS encoding DUF2237 domain-containing protein, with the protein MSGKEQGTNVLGEPLEVCSVDPLTGFYRDGCCRTGGEDLGMHTVCAVMTEEFLDFSVRAGNDLSTPRPEFGFPGLEPGDRWCVCLGRWVEAYRAGAVAPVILEATHISALEFVSLDDLQSAEWVD; encoded by the coding sequence ATGTCTGGAAAAGAACAGGGAACCAACGTGCTGGGAGAACCCCTGGAGGTCTGCAGCGTCGACCCGTTGACCGGTTTCTATCGCGACGGCTGTTGCCGGACCGGTGGGGAAGACCTCGGGATGCATACGGTCTGCGCTGTGATGACGGAGGAGTTTCTCGATTTCTCGGTGCGCGCCGGAAACGACCTGAGCACCCCCAGACCGGAATTCGGATTTCCCGGGCTGGAGCCAGGGGATCGCTGGTGTGTTTGTCTCGGTCGCTGGGTCGAGGCTTACCGGGCGGGTGCGGTCGCGCCGGTCATTCTTGAGGCCACCCACATCTCGGCCCTGGAGTTTGTCTCCCTCGACGACCTGCAATCGGCCGAGTGGGTCGATTGA
- the lexA gene encoding transcriptional repressor LexA translates to MDDLTDRQREILDFVRHYAMERGYWPSFREIQKHFGFRSTNAVMGHLRALESKGAIERVPGQARTFRIVPEEPDDALEVVDLPIYGAIAAGYPDGVEQGDALGRLQVDVVTAGANRGRRNFALRVNGESMIDAGIFDGDTVVVEARPARHGEIVVALIDGQSTLKRLIRGKNGLSFLKSENKAYPELWPTSELVIQGVASSVVRRL, encoded by the coding sequence ATGGACGACCTGACCGACCGCCAGAGAGAGATTCTTGATTTTGTGCGTCACTATGCGATGGAGCGCGGCTATTGGCCGAGTTTCCGGGAGATTCAGAAGCACTTCGGTTTCCGCAGCACCAATGCCGTCATGGGGCACCTTCGGGCCCTCGAGAGCAAGGGCGCGATCGAGCGGGTGCCCGGTCAGGCCCGGACTTTCCGGATTGTGCCGGAGGAGCCGGATGATGCGCTCGAGGTTGTTGATCTGCCGATTTACGGGGCGATTGCGGCGGGTTATCCGGACGGAGTCGAGCAGGGGGATGCGCTCGGACGGCTCCAGGTCGATGTGGTCACTGCCGGCGCCAATCGTGGACGCCGCAACTTCGCCCTGCGGGTGAACGGAGAGAGCATGATTGACGCGGGGATTTTCGATGGGGATACCGTGGTGGTTGAGGCCAGGCCGGCCCGACACGGCGAGATCGTGGTCGCCCTGATCGACGGCCAGAGCACCCTGAAGCGCCTCATTCGGGGCAAGAACGGGCTTTCATTCCTGAAGTCGGAAAACAAGGCCTACCCCGAACTCTGGCCCACATCGGAACTGGTCATCCAGGGGGTGGCCAGCTCGGTCGTCCGGCGGCTCTGA
- a CDS encoding ferredoxin encodes MADKSDKWPDNVAGKFYVDQQCIDCDLCRETAPDFFTRSDDGGYSYVHAQPKTEDEIALCMEALEGCPVEAIGEDGD; translated from the coding sequence ATGGCCGATAAGTCCGACAAATGGCCCGACAATGTCGCGGGCAAATTCTATGTTGATCAGCAGTGTATTGACTGCGATCTCTGTCGTGAGACCGCTCCGGATTTCTTCACCCGGAGTGACGATGGCGGCTATTCCTATGTCCATGCTCAGCCCAAGACGGAGGACGAAATCGCCCTTTGTATGGAAGCCCTTGAGGGCTGTCCGGTCGAAGCGATCGGCGAGGACGGCGACTGA